From Methylococcus capsulatus:
GCTTCTCAGCCTCCCACCTATCCTACACAAGTCAATTCAAAGTCCAGTGCAAAGCTATAGTAAAGGTTCACGGGGTCTTTCCGTCTAGCCGCGGGTACACTGCATCTTCACAGCAAGTTCAATTTCACTGAGTCCCGGGTGGAGACAGTGTGGCCATCGTTACGCCATTCGTGCAGGTCGGAACTTACCCGACAAGGAATTTCGCTACCTTAGGACCGTTATAGTTACGGCCGCCGTTTACCGGGGCTTCGATCAAGAGCTTCGCTTGCGCTGACCCCATCAATTAACCTTCCGGCACCGGGCAGGCGTCACACCCTATACGTCGACTTTCGTCTTTGCAGAGTGCTGTGTTTTTAATAAACAGTCGCAGCCACCGTTTCACTGCAACCCCCTTCGGCTCCATGGGCAAGCCACTTCACCTACCAGGGGCGTACCTTCTCCCGAAGTTACGGTACCATTTTGCCTAGTTCCTTCACCCGAGTTCTCTCAAGCGCCTGAGAATTTTCATCCTGCCCACCTGTGTCGGTTTTGGTACGGCCGCTTGCAACCTGAAGCTTAGAGGTTTTTCTTGGAAGCCTGGCATCAATCACTTCGGCTGAAGTCGCCTTCAGCACCGTCATCACGCCTCGGCATTGACCCTCCGGATTTGCCTAAAGAGTCTGCCTACACGCTTAAACCGGGACGTCCAACACCCGGCTGACCTAGCCTTCTCCGTCACCCCATCGCAGTTGCAACCGGTACCGGAATATTAACCGGTTTTCCATCGACTACGCCTTTCGGCCTCGCCTTAGGTGCCGACTAACCCTGCGCCGATTAGCGTTGCGCAGGAAACCTTGGGCTTTCGGCGAACGGGTTTTTCACCCGTTTTGTCGTTACTTATGTCAGCATTCGCACTTCCGATACCTCCAGCCAACTTCTCAGTTGACCTTCACAGGCCTACGGAACGCTCCTCTACCACTCACCTCAAAGGTGAATCCGCAGCTTCGGTACATCGCTTAGCCCCGTTGAATCTTCCGCGCAGGCCGACTCGACCAGTGAGCTATTACGCTTTCTTTAAAGGATGGCTGCTTCTAAGCCAACCTCCTGGCTGTCTGGGCCTTCCCACATCGTTTTCCACTGAGCGATGATTTGGGGACCTTAGCTGGCGGTCTGGGCTCTTTCCCTTTTCACGACGGACCTTATCACCCGCCGTGTGTCTCCCGTGATTGCACTTCCCGGTATTCGGAGTTTGCATCGGTTTGGTAAATCTAGACGACCCCCTAGCCGAAACAGTGCTCTACCCCCGAGAGTGAGACACGAGGCGCTACCTAAATAGCTTTCGAGGAGAACCAGCTATCTCCGAGCTTGTTTAGCCTTTCACTCCTATCCACAGCTCATCCGAATCTTTTTCAACAGATCCCGGTTCGGCCCTCCAGTCAGTTTTACCTGACCTTCAGCCTGGCCATGGATAGCTCGCCCGGTTTCGGGTCTATTCCCAGCGACTCATGCGCCCTATTCAGACTCGCTTTCGCTACGCCTCCCCTATTCGGTTAAGCTTGCCACTGAGAATAACTCGCTGACCCATTATACAAAAGGTACGCAGTCACCCCTTGCGGGGCTCCCACTGCTTGTACGCATACGGTTTCAGGTTCTATTTCACTCCGCTCACCGCGGTTCTTTTCGCCTTTCCCTCACGGTACTGGTTCACTATCGGTCGGTAAGGAGTATTTAGCCTTGGAGGATGGTCCCCCCATGTTCAGACAAGGTTTCACGTGCCTCGCCCTACTCGTCTTCACACCAGCGTTCCTTTCGTATACGGGACTATCACCCTCTATGGTGCGACTTTCCAGTCGCTTCTACTAAAAACATCGATGCTTAAGGGCTGCTCCCCGTTCGCTCGCCACTACTAAGGGAATCTCGGTTGATTTCTTTTCCTCCAGGTACTTAGATGTTTCAGTTCCCTGGGTTCGCCTCGCCGACCTATGAATTCAGTCGGCGATAGCCGGTTAAAACCGGCTGGGTTACCCCATTCGGACATCTCCGGATCACAGGTTGTTTGCCACCTCCCCGAAGCTTTTCGCAGGCTGCCACGTCCTTCTTCGCCTCTTACCGCCTAGGCATCCACCGTATGCGCTTATTCACTTGACCATATAACCCCAAGCCGTCTGACTCGGTTCTCATGATCTTTGCTGACATACCTTGAACAGCGCTTGCAAGAACCGTTCGCTGACTCCACGTCAGCATGGTCCTCGCACTGCTTTTTACAGTGTACGTTTTCCAAATTGTTAAAGAGCTTTTCCTCATCACCTCAAGGTGATGATTCGTCAACCCACGGCTCCTCCATGGATTCGCGAATCATTCCTTACCGCCTAAATGGTGGAGCCAGGGAGGATCGAACTCCCGACCTCCTGCGTGCAAGGCAGGCGCTCTCCCAGCTGAGCTATGGCCCCAGACTTCGTTGGTGGGTCTGGGAGGACTCGAACCTCCGACCTCACCCTTATCAGGGGTGCGCTCTAACCACCTGAGCTACAGACCCGTGCTCGTCGTCGCTGTCGTCTGCCAGGGACGCCTCCCTGCGAGCACAGACGGCCGGCTCGTCAATCCGATCAGAAAATGGGTGTGGACACCTGCCCGACCCGGGCAAACAACTGCTTAAAGGAGGTGATCCAGCCGCAGGTTCCCCTACGGCTACCTTGTTACGACTTCACCCCAGTCATGAATCACACCGTGGTAAGCGCCCTCCCGAAGGTTAGACTACCTACTTCTGGTGCAACCCACTCCCATGGTGTGACGGGCGGTGTGTACAAGGCCCGGGAACGTATTCACCGCGGCATGCTGATCCGCGATTACTAGCGATTCCGACTTCATGCAGTCGAGTTGCAGACTGCAATCCGGACTACGACCGGCTTTGTAGGGATTGGCTCCACCTCGCGGCTTGGCTACCCTCTGTACCGGCCATTGTAGCACGTGTGTAGCCCTGGCCATAAGGGCCATGATGACTTGACGTCATCCCCACCTTCCTCCGGTTTATCACCGGCAGTCTCCTTAGAGTTCCCGGCCGAACCGCTGGCAACTAAGGACAAGGGTTGCGCTCGTTACGGGACTTAACCCAACATCTCACGACACGAGCTGACGACAGCCATGCAGCACCTGTGTCTTGGCTCCCGAAGGCACTCCCGCATCTCTGCAGGATTCCAAGCATGTCAAGGCCAGGTAAGGTTCTTCGCGTTGCATCGAATTAAACCACATGCTCCACCGCTTGTGCGGGCCCCCGTCAATTCATTTGAGTTTTAACCTTGCGGCCGTACTCCCCAGGCGGTCAACTTATCGCGTTAGCTGCGCCACTAAAAGGTTAAACCCTCCCAACGGCTAGTTGACATCGTTTACAGCGTGGACTACCAGGGTATCTAATCCTGTTTGCTCCCCACGCTTTCGTACCTCAGCGTCAGTGTTGGTCCAGGTAGCCGCCTTCGCCACTGGTGTTCCTTCCGATCTCTACGCATTTCACTGCTACACCGGAAATTCCACTACCCTCTACCACACTCCAGTCAGACAGTATCCAATGCCATTCCCAGGTTAAGCCCAGGGCTTTCACATCAGACTTATCCAACCGCCTACGCACGCTTTACGCCCAGTAATTCCGATTAACGCTCGCACCCTCCGTATTACCGCGGCTGCTGGCACGGAGTTAGCCGGTGCTTATTCTGCAGGTAACGTCAATGTGAGATGGTATTAACACCCCACCCTTCTTTCCTGCTTAAAGTGCTTTACAACCCGCAGGCCTTCTTCACACACGCGGCATTGCTGGATCAGGCTTGCGCCCATTGTCCAATATTCCCCACTGCTGCCTCCCGTAGGAGTCTGGGCCGTGTCTCAGTCCCAGTGTGGCTGATCGTCCTCTCAGACCAGCTACGGATCGTCGCCTTGGTGGGCCTTTACCCCACCAACTAGCTAATCCGACGTAGGCTCATCTTATTGCGCGAGGTCCGAAGATCCCCCGCTTTCCTCCGTGGAGCGTATGCGGTATTAGCTCGAGTTTCCCCGAGTTATCCCCCACAACAAGGCAGATTCCTACGCATTACTCACCCGTCCGCCACTCGTCAGCGCCCGAAGGCCTGTTACCGTTCGACTTGCATGTGTTAAGCATGCCGCCAGCGTTCAATCTGAGCCATGATCAAACTCTTCAGTTCAATTGCTCTTGCCGTCAAAAACGGCCAAATTACTCGCTCGACGTTGGCTATGTAGCCATTGCCGAAATCCTAGGTCGTTCAACCCAATTTCGAACAAGTGCCCACACCCATTCTCTGATCGACTTGTTAAAGAACCTTGCGACCCCAATCTCAAGTGCCGCGTGAGATTGACCATTCTACAGCATCCATTCCCAATGTCAACCCCTCTTCTCCTCCCTCCCCCGAATCACCCGCGGCTCCCATACCACACCGCGCGCGCACCGAAAGAGACGCGCATTCTACAGCATCACTGAATGACGTCAAGGGGTGAGACGAATTTTGGCAAATTTTCTTTTCCCCACCTGAATGATATGAGTGCCGCCGGCGGCCATCCTGCATTTCAGGTCTTCCACGCGCTCCCCGTCGACCTTGATGCCGCCCTGCTTGATCAGCCGAAGCGCTTCTGACGTCGATGCAGTAAGCGCCAGATCATGAAGGAGGTTTGCTATGGGATAACCGCCCTCGGGGACAGCGACGACCTGTTCGACCAGATCGTCAGGCACCGCATTGTCCCGATGACGGGCTTCGAAATTTTCGAGAGCCTTTCGCGCGGCCGCCGCACCATGGAAACGCTCGACGATCTCCTGACCCAGCTTGACTTTAATGTCACGCGGATTCGCACCTTCCGAGCACTCCCGGCGCCAGCGCGCGACTTCAGCCAGGGGGACAAAACTGAGGAGTTCGTAATAACGCCACATGAGATCGTCCGAAATGGACATGATTTTTCCGAACATCTCATCGGGCGGATCCGCAATGCCGATGTAGTTGCCCAGCGATTTCGACATCTTCTGGACGCCATCGAGCCCTTCAAGGATGGGCATGGTCATGACCACCTGAGGCGCCTGACCGTAGATTTCCTGCAGGTGACGCCCGACCAGCAGATTGAACTTCTGATCCGTTCCACCGAGTTCGACGTCGGCCTTGAGGGCAACGGAGTCGTAGCCCTGGATCAGCGGGTACAGGAACTCGTGGATGGAGATCGGCTGTCCGCCGGCGTAGCGTTTGGCAAAATCGTCCCGCTCGAGCATCCGGGCGACTGTGTGCTTCGCGGCGAGCTGGATCAGATCGGCGGAAGTCATCGCATTCATCCAACTGGAATTGAACATCACCAGCGTTCGCTCCGGACATAACACCTTGAAGATTTGCTCTTCATAGGTCTTGGCATTCTCGATCACTTCGTCCCGCGTCAAGGGTTTTCGCGTGACATTCTTTCCCGTTGGATCGCCGATCATGCCGGTGAAGTCGCCGATGAGAAAGATCGTTTCATGCCCCAGGTCCTGGAACTGCTTGAGCTTGTTCAACAGCACGGTATGCCCGAGATGCAGATCCGGCGCAGTGGGGTCGAATCCCGCCTTGATACGCAGAGGCTTTCCGCTTTCGATACGCGTTTGCAGTTCTTCCTGACGCAGCACCTCATGGGTACCGCGCAGCAATTGGGTCATTACATCATTCATGGAACGTCTTCGGAAGGTCGCTCAGTTGATTCGGCGCGGCCGGCTTCGGCCTGTAAAAGAGTCCAGTGCTGGACTCGCCAGAAGCGGTTTAGGATAAGGGAAAATGTGGGCCGGCGGGAGGGAATCCCGAACCGCCGGGAAAATCCCGCCCGGCGAACATACACACGTCGCCGGGATGGGCGGGGTACCGTCAGACAGAGAACGACGACCCACAACCGCAGGTCGTCGTTGCATTCGGATTCCGGATTACGAACTGGGCGCCCGAAACGCTTTCGGTATAGTCGATCTCGGCACCCTGGAGGTATTGAAGACTCATCGGGTCGACCAGCACGCTCACGCCGTTCTTCTCGACGACCGTGTCGTCTTCGTTGACGACCTCATCGAACGTGAAGCCGTACTGAAATCCCGAACATCCGCCGCCCGTCACGTAGACCCGCAGCTTGAGATTTTGATCGCCCTCTTCGGCCAGCAGCTCGCTCACACGACGGGCCGCGCTGTCGGTAAATTTGATGGTTTCTGCGCTCATATCGCACCACACTCTATCAAAATCAAAACGATAGAGTATTCCTAGTTCGATCGTCAAGAATTAAATCCAGGCAACCCCCGAGTGAGGTCCGGTCCAGTTGCAACGGCACTGAAGATGCGCCGGCTAACCCGCACCCAATTCGATGACTTCGAGCTTAACGAGCGCAAGCCCCGCCCCGATGAAGCCCAATTCCCTGGCGGCCCGCTTGGAAAGATCGAGAAGCCGGCCGTGACGGTGCGACGACCGATCGTTGACGCGAACCAGCACGCTGCGCTGGTTTCTGAGATTCGTGACCCGAAGGAGAGTACCGAAAGGAAAGGAATTGTGGACCGCCGTCAGTGCGTCGCGGTTGTAGCGCTCACCGCTCGCGGTCCGCCGCCCGTGAAACCGGTCGCTGTAGTAGGATGCCAACCCTACGCTACGGCTTCTTTTGTCGTACTTCTCATGAAGTGGTTTGGCTTGAACCAAATGACAGCTGGCCGCCAGCACGAGCGATAAAACACCCTGCGCTATCTTGCCGTTCACTTGCATCAGTCGACCTCCTGCAAGAGCTTCGTTGGGATATTGCGCCCGCATGATAAACAAGACCTGCGGCCATGGGCAACCTGCAAATGCGATTTCTTATGATACCTCGGCAGACGCCACGTCCCCGGCGGACAACGGGCAGACGATGAAGGATATGGCATAATTCCCTGCGCACACGGAAAATATCACCATCCATGGGGAACCCACAGCATCCGACTTTCGACGATCACACCCTCTGTGCGCTCGGCGTCAATGTGATAAACACCGAGGCCGCCGCGATAATTGCTCTGGCCGACCGGATCGACTCGAATTTCGCCGCCGGTTGCCGGCTGATTCTTGACTGCCGCGGCCGCGTGGTCGTCACGGGCATGGGCAAGTCCGGCCATATTGGGGGAAAAATAGCGTCGACCCTCGCCAGCACCGGCACCCCGGCGTTCTTCGTCAATCCTGGCGAAGCCTGCCACGGCGATCTAGGCATGATCACCCGCAACGACGTGGTGCTGGCTCTGTCCCATTCCGGCGAAACGGCGGAACTTCTGACGATATTGCCACTGATCAAACGACTCGGAATCCCGCTGATAGCCATGACGGGCAACCGCCTTTCAACGCTCGCCCGCCAGTCCAGCATCCACCTCGACACCGGCGTCCGGGAGGAAGCCTGCCCATTGGGACTGGCGCCGACTTCGAGCACCACGGCCGCGCTCGCCATGGGCGACGCCTTGGCCGTTGCACTCCTCGAGGCGCGGGGTTTCACGCGAGAGGATTTCGCGTTTTCCCATCCTGGTGGCAGTCTCGGCAGACGCCTTTTGACCTTCGTCCGCGACATCATGCACACAGGAGACGACACCCCTGTCGTCGGGCTGGAAGCCAGCGTGCGGGATGCGCTGCTGGAAATGACGGCGAAGAAGCTCGGCATGACGGCGATCGTCGATGGCGCCGGCACGGTTCAAGGCGTATTCACGGATGGCGATCTGCGCCGCCTGCTGGAAAAAGCCCAGGATATTCACGCGACTCCGATTGCCGCGGTGATGACCCGATCCTGCGTGACCGTCGAAAGCAGCCTGCTCGCCGCCGAGGCCGTCCGGATCATGGAACAGAAACGGATCAGTGCGCTGCCGGTCGTGGAAGACGGGCGACTGATCGGGGCGATCAACATGCACGATCTCCTGCGCGCGGGGGTATTGTGAGCAATCCGCGCACGCGCCGATGCCCCGGCCGGAACCGCCCGTGACGTCCCCCTTCAAAGCAAGCCAGGACGTCCTGGTCCGCGCCGCGGCCATCCGCCTGGCGATTTTCGACGTAGACGGCGTACTGACCGACGGCACCTTGTTCTTCGACCTCCAGCGAGTCGAATACAAAGCCTTTCACACCAGGGACGGTCTCGGCATCAAGCTGCTGCGGGAAAGCGGGGTCGAGGTCGCGGTGATTTCCGGCCGCGAATCCGAAATCGTTCGGCGCCGGATGGAGAGCCTGGGCGTCCGCCATTGCTTTCAGGGCTTCGAGGACAAACTCGAAGCCTTCGGCCGGCTCCAGGCGGACCTGGGACTGGCCGATGCTCAGATCGCACATGTGGGCGACGACCTGCCGGATGTCCCGCTCTTCAGGCGGGCGGGCCTTGCCGTGGCGGTGGCGGATGCCCATCCTCTGGCCGCCGAACAGGCCCATTGGCTGACCGCCCGGACCGGTGGCAATGGTGCCGCCCGCGAAGTCTGTGACCTGATCATGCACGCTCAAGGCACGCTCGATCTGGCGATGGCGAGGTTCCTCTGAGCACCCTGACGCGCCAGCAGTTCGTTGCGATCGCTTTGCTCGCCATGGCGGCACTGGGCAGCACTTGGTATGCGCAAAGAATCAAACCCAAAGAGGACGGCGATGCGAAAGCCGAACATGGTACCGTCGACTACTTCTCCCTCAACATCCGGCGAACGTCGCTGGATGAGAGCGGCAAGGCGAAGAATTTGTTAATGGCGCCGGTACTCACACACTACATCGGCGACGACCACACCGACTTGAAGGCGCCGGTATACACGATGTTTTCGAAAGAGGACAATCCGCCCTGGGTCGTTTCCTCCGAACATGGCACCCTCCGGCCGGACGGCACGATTGCCCTGGAAGGCGCCGTGCTGATTCAGCGGGACGCGGACCGCAATGGCCGGGCGATCCGGGTGGTGACGAGCAACGCCGTGGTCGATCCCAGCCGGGATTACGCCGAAACCGCAGACCATGTCGAGGTCGTCAGCGATCCGGACTTCCTCTCCGGCGACGGCGCCCAGGTTCATTTCGGCGATCAACTCAAAATTACCATTCTCTCCAATGTCCGCAGAAAACACGACGTGCGCTAGAACCAGAACGCTAGGCGTCCTCGCCCTGTCCTGCCTCTGGCCAGGCTTGACGTTCGGGCTTTCCAGCGACGCCAAGCAGCCGATCTACATCGAGGCCGATACCGCCACCTACGACGAGGCCACCGGGCAAACCGTGTACGTCGGCCACGTGCGCTCGACCCAGGGCAGCCTGATCGTGGACTCGGACAAGATGATCGTCTACCAGAAAGGCGGAAAAACCGAGAAGGTCGTGGCTTGGGGGAACCCGGTCCGGCTGAAACAGACGCCGGACGGAGGGAAGGAGGACATCCACGGTACCGGCCAGCGTGCCGAATATTTTCCCGAAACCGGCATTCTCATCCTGTACGACAAGGCCGTGGTCTGGCAGGGCGGCGACTCCACCGAAAGCGACCGGATCGAATACGACAGCCACAAGAATTTTGTGAAGGCGGGCGATCCGCAGTCGAACAAGTCACGGGTGCGCGTCAAACTGGCACCGAAGGCGGAAGCCGGGAAACCGAAGTAAGCCGATGAGCACCCTGATCGCAGAAAACCTCGGCAAGCGCTATCACCGGCGCACCGTCGTCGATGGCGTCAATCTGTCGATCGATACCGGAGAAATCGTCGGCCTGCTCGGCCCGAACGGTGCCGGCAAGACGACCAGTTTCTACATGATCGTCGGGCTGATACGGCCGGACCAGGGAACCATTTCGATCGACGGACGCCCTATCACTCACATGCCGATGCATGCGAGAGCGAAACTGGGTCTGGGATACCTTCCTCAGGAGCCGTCGATTTTTCGCAAGCTGACAGTCGCCGACAACCTGCGGGCAGTACTGGAATTCCGCCCGGAGCTGACGCGCGGACAGCAGGAATTGATCATCGAAGAACTGCTGGAAGAGTTCAGTATTTCCCACTTGCGGGACCAGCGGGCCGCAGGACTGTCCGGCGGCGAACGGCGGCGGGTGGAGATCGCTCGCGCTCTCGCCTGTGAACCTCGCTTCATGCTGCTCGACGAACCTTTCGCGGGTGTCGACCCGATTAGCATCATCGACATCCGCACCATCATCGAACACCTGAAAAACCGCGGCATCGGAATCCTGATCACCGAGCACAACGTACGCGAAACCTTGGGGATCTGCGACCGCGCCTACATCCTGGCGGCGGGGAAAGTCATCGCCGAGGGCAATCCGACTGAAATCGTGAATAATCGCGAGGTCCGACAGGTCTATCTGGGAGACAATTTTTCGCTTTGAGCGAAACGGCTTTTTGTTGCGGTTGCGTTGCGCTAACATAAGCAATTATCGCACCACACTGGAATACAGAGCGTTAGACCGATCATGAAACAATCACTGCAACTTCGGCTGGGGCAGCAACTGGCCATGACGCCCCAGCTGCAGCAGGCCATCAAGCTGTTGCAGATGTCCACGCTCGAATTGCAACAGGAAATCCAGCAGGCCCTGGATTCCAACATGATGCTGGAAGTCATCGACGAGGAAGAGCACGTCCTGAACGCTGCAAGCGAAGAAGCGTCGCTTACTTCCGCCGAACCCAGCTACGGAGAGCTCCCAGACCTCGATACTCAGACCACCATCCCGGACGAACTGCCGGTCGACTCATCCTGGGAAGATGTTTTCGACGGTATGCACAGCTATGCGCCGAGCAACGCGGCAGAGCCCGAGAACGAAGATTTCCTGGGGCAGCGCGGCAAAGGACAAAACCTGCAGGATTACCTGCGCTGGCAGATGGAGCTCACCCCTTTCACCGAGCGCGATCATGCGATCGCAACCGCCATCATCGACGCGGTGGACGATGACGGCTATCTGGATGCCACTGTGGACGAAATCACCCAGGGGTTGAGCTCGCAACTCGAAAATCTCGAACAGGACGAAGTCCAGGCGGTTCTGCACCGCATCCAGAACTTCGATCCGCCCGGCGTTGCTGCGGAAAACCCGGCCGACTGCCTGCGCATCCAGTTGCAGCAGATGCCCGAGAACACCCCTTACCGTGCTCAAGCCCTCGAACTGGTCTGCCACCACGTCGATCTGCTCGCCAAGAAGGATCTGGTTCGGCTCAAGAAAGCGCTGGAACTGGAGGACGACGAACTGGCCGCGGTGATCCGCCTGGTCCGGTCCCTCGACCCGAAACCCGGCCGCGCGGTGGAGCCCGACGACTACCAGTACATCATCCCGGATGTCTTCGTCTATCGGCAGGGGATCGAATGGGCCGTCGCCCTCAACCCCGAAATCGCACCCCGGCTGCGCGTCAACCCCTATTACAGCGGCCTGATCCGACGGGCGGACAGCAGCTCCGACAACGTCACCATGCGGAATCACCTGCAGGAAGCGCGCTGGTTCATCAAAAGCTTGCAGAGTCGCAACGAAACTCTGCTCAAAGTGGCGCGCGCCATCGTAGACCGCCAGCGCGAGTTTCTCGAGCTCGGTGAAACCGCGATGAAACCTCTGGTGCTGCGCGACATCGCCGAAGAAGTCTCTATGCACGAATCGACGATTTCGCGGGTGACGACCCAGAAATACATGCACACGCCCAACGGCATTTACGAATTCAAGTATTTTTTTTCAAGCCACGTGTCCACGGATTCCGGCGGAGAATGCTCGGCTACCGCGATCAAGGCGTTCCTCAAGGAAATCGTGAGCAAGGAAGAGGCGACCCGGCCCTTGAGCGACCATGCCATCGCCGGCATGTTGAAAGACAAGGGCATCAACGTCGCGCGGCGGACCATCGCCAAATACCGTGAAGCGATGGGCATTCCGCCGTCCAACGAAAGAAAGCAACTGTTCTAAGCGCCACTTAAGTTCCGACATTGGGAGAATCTCATGCAGCTGAGCATCAGCGGACACCACATCGACGTTACCGACGCCCTGAAAAACTACACCACCGAGAAGTTCCAGAGACTGGAACGCCATTTCGACCAGCTGTTCGACGTCCACGTCATCCTGTCGGTGGAAAAACTGCTGCAGAAGGCCGAAGCCACGGTACAGGTGACGGGTGCCAGCCTGTTTGCCGAAGACATCCAGGAAGACCTTTACGCCGCCATCGACGGCCTTGTCGACAAGCTGGACCGCCAGATCCTCAAGCACAAGGAGAAACTGAACCACCACGGCCGCCCGTAACCGGACCGTCACCCCCCGGTGATACCGTTCTGGGCATCAGCACACCAAGGCGCCGAAAGTCCCAAGATGCGGCTCATCATCGTCAGCGGTTTCTCTGGCTCGGGCAAGAGCATCGCTTTGGACACACTCGAGGATTGCGGCTACTACTGCATCGACAACCTGCCTGCCCCCCTGATCGAGCCGTTTCTCCAGCAGGCGATCGCATCCCAGTCGAGCGCGTTCGACAAGATCGCCATCGGCATCGACGCCCGCAACCAGAGCG
This genomic window contains:
- the tyrS gene encoding tyrosine--tRNA ligase is translated as MNDVMTQLLRGTHEVLRQEELQTRIESGKPLRIKAGFDPTAPDLHLGHTVLLNKLKQFQDLGHETIFLIGDFTGMIGDPTGKNVTRKPLTRDEVIENAKTYEEQIFKVLCPERTLVMFNSSWMNAMTSADLIQLAAKHTVARMLERDDFAKRYAGGQPISIHEFLYPLIQGYDSVALKADVELGGTDQKFNLLVGRHLQEIYGQAPQVVMTMPILEGLDGVQKMSKSLGNYIGIADPPDEMFGKIMSISDDLMWRYYELLSFVPLAEVARWRRECSEGANPRDIKVKLGQEIVERFHGAAAARKALENFEARHRDNAVPDDLVEQVVAVPEGGYPIANLLHDLALTASTSEALRLIKQGGIKVDGERVEDLKCRMAAGGTHIIQVGKRKFAKIRLTP
- the erpA gene encoding iron-sulfur cluster insertion protein ErpA, translating into MTIELGILYRFDFDRVWCDMSAETIKFTDSAARRVSELLAEEGDQNLKLRVYVTGGGCSGFQYGFTFDEVVNEDDTVVEKNGVSVLVDPMSLQYLQGAEIDYTESVSGAQFVIRNPNATTTCGCGSSFSV
- a CDS encoding septal ring lytic transglycosylase RlpA family protein, yielding MQVNGKIAQGVLSLVLAASCHLVQAKPLHEKYDKRSRSVGLASYYSDRFHGRRTASGERYNRDALTAVHNSFPFGTLLRVTNLRNQRSVLVRVNDRSSHRHGRLLDLSKRAARELGFIGAGLALVKLEVIELGAG
- a CDS encoding KpsF/GutQ family sugar-phosphate isomerase — protein: MGNPQHPTFDDHTLCALGVNVINTEAAAIIALADRIDSNFAAGCRLILDCRGRVVVTGMGKSGHIGGKIASTLASTGTPAFFVNPGEACHGDLGMITRNDVVLALSHSGETAELLTILPLIKRLGIPLIAMTGNRLSTLARQSSIHLDTGVREEACPLGLAPTSSTTAALAMGDALAVALLEARGFTREDFAFSHPGGSLGRRLLTFVRDIMHTGDDTPVVGLEASVRDALLEMTAKKLGMTAIVDGAGTVQGVFTDGDLRRLLEKAQDIHATPIAAVMTRSCVTVESSLLAAEAVRIMEQKRISALPVVEDGRLIGAINMHDLLRAGVL
- a CDS encoding KdsC family phosphatase: MTSPFKASQDVLVRAAAIRLAIFDVDGVLTDGTLFFDLQRVEYKAFHTRDGLGIKLLRESGVEVAVISGRESEIVRRRMESLGVRHCFQGFEDKLEAFGRLQADLGLADAQIAHVGDDLPDVPLFRRAGLAVAVADAHPLAAEQAHWLTARTGGNGAAREVCDLIMHAQGTLDLAMARFL
- the lptC gene encoding LPS export ABC transporter periplasmic protein LptC, which codes for MAALGSTWYAQRIKPKEDGDAKAEHGTVDYFSLNIRRTSLDESGKAKNLLMAPVLTHYIGDDHTDLKAPVYTMFSKEDNPPWVVSSEHGTLRPDGTIALEGAVLIQRDADRNGRAIRVVTSNAVVDPSRDYAETADHVEVVSDPDFLSGDGAQVHFGDQLKITILSNVRRKHDVR
- the lptA gene encoding lipopolysaccharide transport periplasmic protein LptA, producing MTFGLSSDAKQPIYIEADTATYDEATGQTVYVGHVRSTQGSLIVDSDKMIVYQKGGKTEKVVAWGNPVRLKQTPDGGKEDIHGTGQRAEYFPETGILILYDKAVVWQGGDSTESDRIEYDSHKNFVKAGDPQSNKSRVRVKLAPKAEAGKPK
- the lptB gene encoding LPS export ABC transporter ATP-binding protein, whose translation is MSTLIAENLGKRYHRRTVVDGVNLSIDTGEIVGLLGPNGAGKTTSFYMIVGLIRPDQGTISIDGRPITHMPMHARAKLGLGYLPQEPSIFRKLTVADNLRAVLEFRPELTRGQQELIIEELLEEFSISHLRDQRAAGLSGGERRRVEIARALACEPRFMLLDEPFAGVDPISIIDIRTIIEHLKNRGIGILITEHNVRETLGICDRAYILAAGKVIAEGNPTEIVNNREVRQVYLGDNFSL
- a CDS encoding RNA polymerase factor sigma-54, translated to MKQSLQLRLGQQLAMTPQLQQAIKLLQMSTLELQQEIQQALDSNMMLEVIDEEEHVLNAASEEASLTSAEPSYGELPDLDTQTTIPDELPVDSSWEDVFDGMHSYAPSNAAEPENEDFLGQRGKGQNLQDYLRWQMELTPFTERDHAIATAIIDAVDDDGYLDATVDEITQGLSSQLENLEQDEVQAVLHRIQNFDPPGVAAENPADCLRIQLQQMPENTPYRAQALELVCHHVDLLAKKDLVRLKKALELEDDELAAVIRLVRSLDPKPGRAVEPDDYQYIIPDVFVYRQGIEWAVALNPEIAPRLRVNPYYSGLIRRADSSSDNVTMRNHLQEARWFIKSLQSRNETLLKVARAIVDRQREFLELGETAMKPLVLRDIAEEVSMHESTISRVTTQKYMHTPNGIYEFKYFFSSHVSTDSGGECSATAIKAFLKEIVSKEEATRPLSDHAIAGMLKDKGINVARRTIAKYREAMGIPPSNERKQLF
- the hpf gene encoding ribosome hibernation-promoting factor, HPF/YfiA family; amino-acid sequence: MQLSISGHHIDVTDALKNYTTEKFQRLERHFDQLFDVHVILSVEKLLQKAEATVQVTGASLFAEDIQEDLYAAIDGLVDKLDRQILKHKEKLNHHGRP